The following nucleotide sequence is from Trifolium pratense cultivar HEN17-A07 linkage group LG2, ARS_RC_1.1, whole genome shotgun sequence.
TTTTGGCATTGTTCTTTTCCATCGTGAGGATTCAAAACAAGTTGATGGAAATTCGAGTTTTATCaggtgatatttatagtcaatgtttaaccttaacatcgttattaacggtAGTAATAAATGCTTGGACGGTTGCAACCACCAAGTTTTGACTATCTCGAAAAAATGTCACTTTTACGTTTCCAAGAAgtcaaaatttgacccattttaGTTATTGAAGACTGCAAGGGGAGGCGGTACTAAAAAGAACAGAAGAGCAACACATAAGGAAAGGAAACTGCTTAAATATTCAAATTCTTATAAAGgaaatacaacggaagcaaagaaacagaatgaaaataacaaagatcccaaaatgcggaagcaaattacaaatacTAGAAAGAAAAGCACAAAACGGAAAGATGAGCAAATAAAAGACTTCATGGCATGGTAGAGCtccccaattcaccagcatcggcaacggcgatacggtgcatttcctccaatgcccgtttcaccctcttcgccttcaccatatTCTCGTCAATGGGCTTCAGATCCTCTCTTAGTTCGCCTTGTTTGTCCAGAAGGTCCACCAAAGAATGGCGCCGGGTAATCAACTTAGCAATGTCATCCCTAAtctcgccttgaagagccctcttcctcttcaccagcggcttcatctccttaTTCAGCATCGCCAGACGATCATCCACTCTGCGCTCCTCATTGAAGCATATCCCCAAGATTTCCTCCTGCACACCCATAGTCTCTTTCGTAATTTCTATCTGGCTGTCAACAGCTTCAGTGACTTCGGCGTGGCACTCCTTCACATTTTCCACAGCGATCACAAAGGATGCACTATCCTTCAGTTCCTTCTCCAGACGCAGCACACTGTCAAGAAAACGTTTCTCTTCCTTGGTCAACCTCCAGCAATAATCATTAAGTTCTTTGACAAACTCCGAGAATTCACTAAAATCGTCCATTAAGTCCTCCGTACTCAGGTTCAGCATACGGCGGAGTCGTTTAATGACGGGGGAAGCGGGAGACTGACCACATTCAAAGGGAAGGCTTTTAGGAGACATACTGCAGAAGGAAAACTTTCAAGAGAGCAGGTGAGAATGTGACGAGTTGATTCTATCAAATGCTCCATTTTATAGAGAAAATATCCCATCGTGGTATCAGTGAATGGAGAAGCGGTTGATAGATATGGTCCAGGAGTACAAGAACGTGCGCCAGAAAGTGGGGAGGAACGCGATGAAATTCTTCCCGCGCTACAGGTTTTAGAGGGAAAATTCGAATCCTACTCAAGCACTTCATTCCTCTGgacctcgtgcttggggggctgtggactgggcaatgggcttaagaaaATATCCAGTAAGCCCAATTAGAGTAAAAAGGATGATAAGCCCAAATCAAGTAAACCCTAAAATACCCAATAGGCGATTAGAAGCTAGGGCGTGACCTGAAACTCTAAGGCAACGCCAAAAAGGGTGGATTCTGTGTTACTGTaaatatcttctccttccttgtatcaaccgctaacttaagaaggaagaaataaacttctcgcaactgccatagcttggagaccaaggttctcatccctattttcacgctataccaccgaagaagatgctaaggaccggatttttaggaacccttgcttggagaagaagactagaagctctataaatagctccatactcTCATTTGTAAaaggatcgaattctgacttattaaactcccagggttgttgggattgaactgagtgtaatcacaccatttgatcaataatacaaaccccctcgttttttaccagaacagtaCCCAAGCCCCTATTGAAGCCTTGTTCTTGAGAGATGAGAGACGACGTCTCGGCAGCTGCACTCTACGATGCTTTCTTCAATCTTTCTAATTGATCTCTCCATCGGTAGATCTCTTCAAGTAACCACCAATATAAGCTATTATTCCTATTGCCAGAGGGGTCTTTTGTGGGTGTGCGACATGTGCGACGGCATAAGACCCCATAAAAATAGGggctctaaattttttttatagggtagtagtattagtaaatgACAGATATAAAACTAGTAATTGCACTCAAATACTTGAGATTCTCTTTATTCTAAAATGATTGATTTATTAGTTACAAAATGTCCTAAAAGAGATTTTTCTattgtgaataaattttttagacgTTTTATAGCTAATTGTTATACTATAGTTTTATTAAATGAAGAGATGCGTAATAGAGATTTTCTTGTTTCTTAGACGCTTCATAGCTAATTTTGCattgtttcttttattatggcctatttttattaaagggtcacttttatattttgcacagagcctccaaaaactcggagacgcccctgccTATTGTTGGAATGGAGAAAACAATATTCATAATTTAGTACTTAATATCAACAGAATAGTAGAATTTTCCTTTGAAACAGTGGAAGGAAAGcttaaatagaaacaaaaacagatGAGGAGTTTCTTGGCAAGAGCAATGCAAAATCCTAATTTTGTTGCAACAATTGCTTCAGCAGAAGGGACGGAGAAAATAGTTAGAGGAAGTTTTTTTCCAAGAAGAGGAGAATTATTAGTCAAGGGCCTAGTAATGTTGAAGTAAATGATGATTTAAGAGATGCTGCTGAAGAGTGCTTAAATTTTGTTAccccctccgtcccaaatctttggtcatttaataaatgtttttattcttgtaaggtacaaatggtaaaatatcattaattgtaCATTGAATTCTTAAAAGAATCAAAGTTTTGGGATAAAAGTAAAAGGCTAAAAGGACAAAAGTTTTACAAGGGAGGGAGTAAGCTTGAACCACATCAAGATGTTGAAGAGGATACTAATCAAATCAATCAAGTTGAAATTAGACATAAAGAGATTCATATTGAAGTGTTTTGGCAAGATTTGCTTAATGAATGTAAATATCATGCGAAACTAGGAGACGATTCCCCATAGCCAATCAGATCAACTGAGCCAGCAAACAGAACAACAGGGTGAGGACCACGTGGTAATTTCTCTAAATACACTCCTATGAGCACATCTAGAGAACGAATCTTGTAGGAGTGTATAAACACGAGTTTGTAGAGTCCGGGGTGAGATTCCCTAGAGAGATTAAGAAATCATCAAGGACAGACATAACGAAGTGCTGCAAATTCTATAAAAGTCATGGACATGAAACGGAAGATCGCATTCAGTTGAAGGGTGTTATTATAACATGACCATGTGACATTAGCTGAACTCCACAAATGTGGGAAAAAGGGGTTAGGATTAGAGTTTGCAAACAATacaacttttataaaatatttcaacaagTTTTCTAACATGATTTTTTATCCCTACTTTTCAGTCAACTCGTGTACATCATTcgaaattttaacttttttttttcctgtcaTTTTAATATACATTATAGGAATCTTTCTttgcaaattttaaatttatttattttaacaaaagaaaattaactaTTCTTTTTGGCGCATAAAAATTCAAGGATAAAtgtttacccaaaaaaataaataattaagataGGAGAGTAATTAATTATATGGTCATTAATACTAGTCGTGTGCTATTGACGATAACCTATGAAGCGGGGACACAGATACcggacacgacacagacacagacacgtcgacaccgataaaaaattggaaaagtgacataatttagtgtaatcataagtgtcaatgtcggtgtcggacaccgacacgtgtccgacacagacacgcctaatctgaggagtgtcggtgTTTCCTAGACGACAACCATGTGTCGTGCTATTAAgtgttttccttaaaaaaatcacttttataagttgtatctaaacaaactaaagattattttatttataaaaagtgatttttattataataaacaaacacaatgtaaattcaacttttctaaaaatctataaaaactaatctctaaattattttacatcaaaatcactatttttttaatctgtaacaaacgcACCCGTCAAAATTTTGGTAGATAGGGATCCCATAAAAACTTCTTTCAAGCAATGGGCAAAACTTGGTCATTTCTCAAGAACAATAGCTAAGGGACCCGATACTACTACTTGGATCTGGAACCTACATGCTAATGCTCATGATTTCGATAGCCATACTAGTGATTTAGAGTAGGATTCAATGATTATTCGTTCGCCGGAACCAAAACTAccgaaaaaattaataaatttataatttaatcaaaatacaaattttaatatataaatataaataataataataataataataataaaatatttaaaaaaacagagcgatgatagagagagagagagagttagagagagagagagaagagctGCTTCTAGGGCAAGCCTAGGACGGCAGTTTCGGTCATCGCCTTCACCGGAAGTAAGGCAGAAACGGGGGGCGATTCCATTGATAGTGGAGAATGGGCTGAGGTGCGACGGAGAGGGTGGAAAGAGCTTAGACGGGATGAACGAAAACAGGACAGATATAGACGAACCTATGATCACCATTCGCGATCGCGCTCGAAACCTGGACGAGATATTTCTCACGATCGGTGTTGTATTCCCAATCACCAGGTCTGCAATCACTATCGATCTGGAAGAAGCAGGTCACGATATAACAGAGGGCGAAGCATGTTTCATCGGTCAAGGAACTGGCGTGTTGCGCGATCCTTCTCCTTCAATTCTAGAACGTGATCGTTTTCAGCCATGGAAGGGCGGCGGAAAGCTTCCAGTGGCCGGCGATGTAGGCAGGAGGAAAGGGAGGACGGTAGAGGTAGAGATTCCGGCCGAAATCACGATGGAAGGAATGCAGATAGACACCGTTTGGGTTTCAATCATGGAAGGGAGGAAGAAATTCATGATTCTAAGTGTGTTGTTTATAATAACCGTGTTATGCAGGAGGAGAAGAATTCCTTGAAGAAGCAAGAGTATGGCAGAAATCATTTTGGCCAAGGCACGGTTAAGGGCAACAACGGCGGTGCGAGTGCGGAGTTAAATTATGTGAATGGCGATGTTGAGCGTTCACATAATAAGATTGGTGATGGTGGTGCTTCGGGTTGTGCTCTAAAACGGTACGTATCTttttatttcacaaattttccaGCACAAATGTCGAACTTTTATTTGAGGAAGGGTTTTAAAGTCTGTGGTATGCTGGAGGACGTGTTTGttgcaaaaaaaagaaatagatacGGTAAACCTTACGGTTTCGTTAAATTTTCTAATGTTAAAAACGTGACAAAATTGTTGAATGCTATCAACAATGTTTGGTTTGGATATTTTCGGGTTAAAGTTAGTGTTGCCATGTTTGAACGCAATGTTTCCGGGGTGGGAAGGAACTCGGAGAGGCAAAGGGGTGGATTAAGAAAAGGAGAAGAAGTGCAGTAGCTGAAAGTGGGGCAGCAAGACTCAGCAAGGAATGTAGAGCCTACAGGATGTGCTGGTAATAATAAGTCGCCGAAGAAAATTAATGATTATGCTGTAGTATTGATATTACTGCGGAGAAGGATAGTAGTGCCCCATGGGAAGGAGTGCAGGTGGGGGAGGTGGTTATCAAGCTAGGGGCTCGGCAGGAGGAGATAGTCAAAAAAGGCAGACTCAACAAAAGGGGTAGTAAAGTCTGCGAATAAGGTTGAGCAGCTAAATGATTCAGTCAAGGACTGCAAAGTCTTTATGCAAAGCTATAAATCGAAGCCTAATGATACGGAGTGGGCTTACAAAGGGGTAGTGGCTACAGTCTTCAATGGTGAATCGCTTTCTGTGGTGCATAACAGAATTATGGACGCGGGTTTTAGTGATCTGATTCTCATTCCAATGGGTGCCGATAAGGTTTTTGTCCATAGCACTGAGAATGGAGATGCTATGTCAGTGATCAACAATGCTAAGGAGTTCTTCCAACTAGTTTTTTGGAATTGGATGCGATGGGATAAGGAGACATCACCTTATCGGAGAGGTGCTTGGGTCCGTTTGTATGGAGTTCCTCTTCATGCTTGGAATGAGCAATTCTTCCAGCTGTGCGTTTTTGAAAGTGGACGGTTCCTTCGAACGGATAGTAGTTCTGTTGAAAAGACCATATTAGACTTCGCGCGAGTCTTAATAGCTACACCGGAACTTGACATAATCAAAAAAAGTGTGTTTGTGCTGGTGGACGAAATCATAGTGGAGATTAAGATCGTGGAGGAATGGGGATACGCTATGGGAGAGGATTCTTGTCTTTTTGACGAGGGGAGTGAGTTTGAGGAATCTCAAGCTGATTACAGTGAAGGTCAGGTGGATCCGGAGGTTAACCGCAGTGTGGACATGTTAATCGATAAATTTAAGGAAGGGCTTGATGAGGAGGATCTCGTTGAAGGCCAAGGCATGCGGGATGACGAATTGTTAGACAAGTCTGAAGCTAAACCAGGTCCTGAGAGAGTCGGGATTTCATATGTTTTGGGGAAGGGTTCTAagtgttggtgtaagccctagaggccaattatttataattgcatgatacttgtattggataatttacttattaaataaaggcttttctttattatgtttatgtgttaaataatgaaattcctggcacgcagtggacaggtgttgctcaaggtgtagcaacacttgtctgttgtagacagatgttgtcactggtgcgccaacacttgtcttataaacagagcaaataacataaaacaatacaaacagtaaagtaaataacacacgagagttgttaacccagttcagcctaaagcctactctgggggataccaatccaggaatgaagtccactatcagcagtattacttcgaagctaaactcacccgtttacaacttctcacttaatcactacccaatgacccttctacctaggaactcctagatatgagaccccgtcccaattcccaccttagcaacacagacagcgctgctattcaattccacaaaacacaacaggtggagacacactcctaagaaactaggattcactcttgcttaaaagcttgcgagtaaaccacacaacacaatagaacaatctccgtacttcaaagcttaggagaagttcacacttacaactcaataacactcaggtcctaagcttgcatcaatgagacacaagataggctcacaattaacactctaaaatccctaaaacacacgctttgtaagaacacgattttagatgcttgaaaccatatgcttgccttcgtatttatagtagtagaacgacttgggcttcaagacaaaattagggcttctagaattgcggcagcagtgatatatttctgaaaataatagttatatttttgaaaccgcaaaaatatattttccaaaaatataattcctttggaaaataaaactagggtttagctgcctcatgaaacacattaaacacgtgcgccttcctctgtaagaaaacttgaaacaattcttcaaacagatcttcaaaagattgagtagaaaataaaaacatccagctggcgcgcgcagaacagagtcaggtgttgttccaaagtgtaacaacatttgtcacaacacttggggtcagcacacttgtctcaacacttggctaaaatat
It contains:
- the LOC123905000 gene encoding uncharacterized protein LOC123905000: MNENRTDIDEPMITIRDRARNLDEIFLTIGVVFPITRSAITIDLEEAGHDITEGEACFIGQGTGVLRDPSPSILERDRFQPWKGGGKLPVAGDVGRRKGRTVEEEKNSLKKQEYGRNHFGQGTVKGNNGGASAELNYVNGDVERSHNKIGDGGASGCALKRYKSKPNDTEWAYKGVVATVFNGESLSVVHNRIMDAGFSDLILIPMGADKVFVHSTENGDAMSVINNAKEFFQLVFWNWMRWDKETSPYRRGAWVRLYGVPLHAWNEQFFQLCVFESGRFLRTDSSSVEKTILDFARVLIATPELDIIKKSVFVLVDEIIVEIKIVEEWGYAMGEDSCLFDEGSEFEESQADYSEGQVDPEVNRSVDMLIDKFKEGLDEEDLVEGQGMRDDELLDKSEAKPGPERVGISYVLGKGSKCWCKP